In Myxococcus stipitatus, the following are encoded in one genomic region:
- the hemG gene encoding protoporphyrinogen oxidase — MTVAVVGGGISGLVVAWRLRSRGKAAVVLETTSRLGGAVGTRAKQGFLLETGPNSFLDREPATRELAGALKLEHKIRAADAAAKRRYVYTRGQLRSVPASPPAFLGSDILPWSAKLRVLGELFTGRAAPEVDESLADFGRRHLGATATRVLLDAVQTGIFAGDVERLSVGATFPPLVKLEREHRSLILGAIRTQKAQRKALPAGESSAPKLSGALSTFEGGLQTLIDALSASLGEDAHVGATVEGLTRVDNGWRLAVNEQGRRAELDASQVVLASPAYVTQKLLHPLDAELAARVGGIEYAPIAVVQLGFDVGTTPAPDGFGFLVPPAEGRRLLGSIHASTVFPFRVEPGRVLYTCMVGGAKRPDLVGLDEAALVALAREELKALAGVTAAPSLTEVFRWPLGIPQYNVGHLARMAAVDQALTRWPGLYLAGNAYKGVGLNDCIRNGLQLADALVAAGG; from the coding sequence ATGACTGTCGCCGTCGTAGGAGGTGGGATTTCAGGTCTGGTCGTCGCCTGGCGATTGCGCTCGCGGGGCAAGGCCGCGGTTGTCCTGGAGACAACATCCCGGCTCGGCGGAGCGGTGGGGACGCGCGCGAAACAAGGTTTCCTCCTTGAGACAGGCCCCAACAGCTTCCTCGACCGCGAGCCCGCGACACGCGAGCTGGCCGGCGCGCTGAAACTGGAACACAAGATTCGCGCGGCGGACGCGGCGGCGAAGCGGCGATATGTCTACACGCGAGGGCAGCTGCGCTCGGTGCCCGCATCGCCTCCCGCGTTTCTCGGCTCGGACATCCTGCCGTGGAGCGCGAAGCTGCGGGTGCTGGGTGAGCTCTTCACCGGACGCGCCGCGCCAGAGGTGGATGAATCACTCGCGGACTTCGGCCGCAGACATCTGGGTGCCACGGCGACACGGGTACTGCTGGACGCGGTGCAGACGGGCATCTTCGCGGGAGACGTGGAGCGGCTGAGCGTGGGCGCCACCTTCCCGCCGCTCGTGAAGCTGGAGCGTGAGCACCGCAGCCTCATCCTGGGCGCCATCCGGACGCAGAAGGCCCAGCGCAAGGCCCTGCCCGCCGGAGAGTCCTCCGCGCCCAAGCTGAGCGGCGCGCTCAGCACGTTCGAGGGAGGGTTGCAGACGCTCATCGACGCGCTGAGCGCTTCGCTGGGAGAGGACGCACACGTGGGCGCCACGGTGGAGGGCCTCACGCGCGTGGACAACGGATGGCGGCTCGCGGTGAACGAGCAGGGGCGGCGCGCCGAACTGGACGCGTCCCAGGTGGTGCTGGCCTCGCCCGCATACGTGACGCAGAAGCTCTTGCATCCGCTGGACGCGGAGCTGGCGGCGCGCGTGGGGGGCATCGAGTACGCGCCCATCGCCGTGGTGCAGCTGGGCTTCGACGTGGGGACGACGCCCGCACCCGACGGCTTCGGCTTCCTGGTCCCTCCCGCCGAGGGGCGCAGGCTGCTGGGCTCCATCCACGCGTCCACCGTGTTCCCCTTCCGCGTGGAGCCGGGCCGCGTGCTGTACACGTGCATGGTGGGAGGCGCGAAGCGGCCGGACCTGGTGGGCCTGGACGAAGCCGCGCTGGTGGCCCTGGCGCGCGAGGAGCTCAAGGCGCTCGCGGGGGTGACGGCGGCGCCATCACTCACGGAGGTCTTCCGGTGGCCCTTGGGCATCCCTCAGTACAACGTGGGACATCTGGCGCGGATGGCCGCCGTCGACCAGGCGCTCACCCGCTGGCCCGGGCTCTACCTTGCGGGCAACGCCTACAAGGGCGTGGGGCTCAACGACTGCATCCGCAACGGGCTCCAGCTCGCCGACGCACTCGTGGCCGCTGGGGGGTGA
- a CDS encoding serine/threonine-protein kinase — protein MAEAPDLGGYEVVGRLAVGGMAEVYQARARSTTQRSPGEPDEVVIKRLHPSFRNDTAYVKAFVDEAKLTVRLRHAHIVRTFRLFKAGPDYLMVQELVSGRTLGYMQELLLKAGAAMPPESACYIAWCLLKSLDYIHRAKVGENGATIVHRDVNPANVLLGINGDVKLTDFGVAEVEGLMRGDSGALRGTLPYMSPEQVLGQAVDSRTDLYAVGVILWELFASRRLHAGDNEADLMHKVRDARSPLLSSVTSDLPDYAVQVVRKALFADRVRRFQSAAEFIKALEALARRAGWPLTVEALQPLLGG, from the coding sequence GTGGCGGAAGCTCCGGACCTGGGTGGTTACGAGGTAGTCGGCCGGCTGGCCGTCGGTGGCATGGCGGAGGTGTACCAGGCGCGAGCCCGGTCCACGACGCAGCGCTCGCCGGGGGAGCCGGACGAAGTTGTCATCAAGCGCCTGCATCCCTCGTTTCGCAACGACACGGCCTATGTGAAGGCGTTTGTCGACGAAGCGAAGCTCACGGTGCGTTTGAGACATGCGCACATCGTGCGGACGTTCCGCTTGTTCAAGGCGGGGCCGGACTACCTGATGGTGCAGGAGCTCGTCAGTGGCCGGACGCTCGGCTACATGCAGGAGCTGCTCCTCAAGGCCGGCGCGGCGATGCCGCCCGAGTCCGCGTGTTACATCGCCTGGTGTCTGCTCAAGTCGCTCGACTACATCCACCGGGCCAAGGTGGGGGAGAACGGCGCCACCATCGTCCACCGCGACGTGAACCCGGCCAACGTGCTGCTGGGCATCAACGGCGACGTGAAGCTGACGGACTTCGGCGTGGCGGAGGTGGAGGGGCTGATGCGCGGCGACTCGGGCGCGCTGCGCGGCACGCTGCCGTACATGAGCCCCGAGCAGGTCCTGGGGCAGGCGGTGGATTCGCGCACGGACCTGTACGCGGTGGGCGTCATCCTCTGGGAGCTGTTCGCCAGCCGGCGCCTGCACGCGGGCGACAACGAAGCGGACCTGATGCACAAGGTGCGCGACGCGCGCTCGCCGCTGTTGTCCTCGGTGACGTCGGACCTGCCGGACTACGCGGTGCAGGTGGTGCGCAAGGCGCTGTTCGCGGACCGGGTTCGCCGCTTCCAGTCGGCGGCGGAGTTCATCAAGGCGCTGGAGGCGCTGGCCCGCCGGGCGGGCTGGCCCCTCACGGTGGAGGCGCTCCAGCCCCTCTTGGGCGGATGA
- a CDS encoding LytR/AlgR family response regulator transcription factor: protein MSTTLRVLIADDELLARKRLSRLLTALPDVEVCGEAADGEAVLAAVRAGGVDVVLLDIHMPGLSGLDALALLPQGRPHVVLCTAHAEHAVEAFEHGAMDYVLKPVEPARLQKALERVRARMEPDARPRDVAPVAEKPTAVASAAPRALARLPIPTRQGIVLVDPETISHASLDDELVTVFTAQGEFLTDFTLNELAEKLPAELFHRVHRRALLNLRQVARLEPLETGGYLARTARGHAVEVSRQSARELRRMLGLRRGAEDEG from the coding sequence GTGAGCACAACCCTGCGGGTCCTCATCGCCGATGATGAACTGCTCGCGCGAAAGCGCCTGTCGCGCCTGCTGACCGCCCTGCCGGATGTCGAGGTCTGCGGCGAGGCGGCGGACGGAGAAGCGGTGCTCGCCGCGGTGCGCGCGGGCGGCGTGGACGTGGTGCTGCTGGACATCCACATGCCGGGCTTGAGCGGGCTGGATGCGCTCGCGCTGCTGCCGCAAGGCCGTCCGCACGTGGTGCTCTGCACCGCTCACGCCGAACACGCGGTGGAGGCCTTCGAGCACGGCGCCATGGACTACGTCCTCAAGCCCGTGGAGCCCGCGCGGCTCCAGAAGGCGTTGGAGCGCGTGCGCGCGAGGATGGAGCCGGACGCTCGTCCCCGGGACGTCGCTCCCGTCGCGGAGAAGCCCACGGCCGTCGCGTCCGCGGCCCCGCGCGCGCTGGCGAGGCTGCCCATCCCCACGCGGCAGGGCATCGTCCTGGTGGACCCGGAGACGATCTCCCACGCGTCGCTGGATGACGAGCTGGTGACGGTGTTCACCGCGCAGGGCGAGTTCCTCACCGACTTCACGCTCAACGAGCTGGCGGAGAAGCTGCCCGCGGAGCTCTTCCACCGCGTCCACCGCCGGGCGCTGCTCAACCTGCGGCAAGTCGCGCGGCTGGAGCCCCTGGAGACGGGCGGCTACCTGGCTCGCACGGCCCGAGGCCACGCGGTGGAGGTCAGCCGCCAGTCCGCGCGGGAGCTGCGGCGCATGTTGGGCCTTCGCCGCGGCGCCGAGGACGAGGGCTAG
- a CDS encoding SDR family oxidoreductase — MRYVITGASRGIGFEFVHQLLERGDIVDAGVRSEEGLRRLEPLRRSSHGRLRLHVLDVAEEKSVRAFATSVLEEPVDVLINNAGVPGLWCKLADVDYVDMLRTFAVNALGPLRVTSALLPGLLRGGPRKVAHVTSRMGSLSSNQEGGAYAYRMSKVALNMGVRNLSTDLRGHGILTVLLHPGWVKTDMGGPDAPLPPRDSVRGMLNIIDGLRAEHSGRFFDYQGEEVPW; from the coding sequence ATGCGCTACGTCATCACCGGAGCGAGCAGGGGCATTGGGTTTGAATTTGTCCACCAGCTCCTCGAGCGCGGCGACATCGTCGACGCTGGGGTGCGCTCGGAGGAGGGACTGCGACGGTTGGAGCCACTCCGGCGAAGCAGTCACGGGCGCCTGCGCCTCCATGTGCTCGACGTGGCCGAGGAGAAGAGTGTCAGGGCCTTCGCCACCTCGGTGTTGGAGGAGCCGGTGGACGTGCTCATCAACAACGCGGGTGTGCCGGGCTTGTGGTGCAAGCTGGCGGACGTGGACTACGTGGACATGCTGCGCACGTTCGCCGTCAATGCGCTGGGCCCGCTGCGTGTCACCAGCGCGCTCCTGCCGGGCCTGCTGCGGGGTGGACCGCGCAAGGTGGCGCATGTCACCTCGCGCATGGGCTCGCTCTCCTCGAATCAGGAGGGCGGCGCGTACGCCTACCGGATGTCCAAGGTCGCGCTGAACATGGGCGTGCGCAACCTGTCCACGGACCTGCGCGGCCACGGCATCCTCACCGTGCTGCTCCACCCCGGTTGGGTGAAGACGGACATGGGCGGGCCGGATGCGCCGCTGCCGCCGCGCGACTCGGTGCGCGGCATGCTCAACATCATCGATGGGCTTCGCGCCGAGCACAGTGGCCGCTTCTTCGACTACCAGGGCGAGGAGGTGCCCTGGTAG
- a CDS encoding sensor histidine kinase: MSEKTEGSIVRATLRALAEPRRLAPILLVSAPLVAAQTRFSPDPLAPYLGVLMCLLFVGVAPVSYRVLFPEGLDLSHGGVRVLMYGTLGSGVVLTSGFVLPKLLNMGPTFLTQPTNLMVCNALFLVGGWGLGRDIGFEETLTRERARAARFALEAEQAQLLALRSHLDPHFLFNTLNAIAEWCREDGAVAEAAVLRLSTMLRSVLAGVRKATWPLAEELALMRTLFDLHLLRDPELFQLTLDIQPGAEDLPVPPLVLLPLAENAVKHGPAAGHRGQLSLGVRVRDGLVEVAVENPGASKGPREGSAGLPTVERRLALAYGSGARLALESAEGRTRVTVTLPRSGPLSGVVT, translated from the coding sequence ATGTCGGAGAAGACGGAAGGGTCCATCGTCCGCGCCACCCTGCGGGCCCTCGCGGAGCCCCGGCGGTTGGCGCCCATCCTCCTGGTCTCCGCGCCGCTGGTGGCGGCGCAGACGCGTTTCAGCCCGGACCCGCTCGCGCCCTACCTGGGCGTGTTGATGTGCCTGCTCTTCGTCGGGGTGGCCCCCGTGTCGTACCGGGTCCTCTTTCCAGAGGGCCTGGACCTGAGCCACGGCGGCGTGCGCGTGTTGATGTACGGCACCCTGGGCAGCGGCGTGGTGCTCACCTCCGGCTTCGTGTTGCCCAAGCTGTTGAACATGGGGCCCACCTTCCTCACCCAGCCCACCAACCTCATGGTGTGCAACGCCCTGTTCCTCGTCGGAGGCTGGGGCCTGGGGCGCGACATCGGCTTCGAGGAGACGCTGACGCGTGAGCGAGCCCGCGCGGCGCGCTTCGCGCTGGAGGCGGAGCAGGCCCAGCTCCTCGCGCTGCGCAGCCACCTGGACCCGCACTTCCTCTTCAACACGCTCAACGCCATCGCCGAGTGGTGCCGCGAGGACGGCGCCGTCGCCGAGGCCGCCGTGCTGCGGCTGTCCACCATGCTCCGCTCGGTGCTCGCGGGCGTGCGCAAGGCCACCTGGCCCCTGGCGGAGGAATTGGCGCTGATGCGCACCCTCTTCGACCTGCACCTCCTGAGAGACCCGGAGCTCTTCCAGCTCACGCTGGACATCCAGCCCGGCGCGGAGGACCTGCCCGTCCCGCCGCTGGTGCTCCTGCCGTTGGCGGAGAACGCGGTGAAGCACGGCCCCGCCGCGGGCCACCGGGGCCAGCTGTCGCTGGGCGTGCGAGTGCGCGATGGGCTCGTGGAGGTGGCCGTCGAGAACCCCGGCGCGTCCAAGGGGCCTCGCGAGGGCAGCGCGGGATTGCCCACCGTGGAGCGGCGCCTGGCGCTGGCCTACGGTAGCGGCGCCCGCCTCGCGCTCGAGAGCGCCGAGGGCCGCACCCGCGTCACCGTCACCCTGCCCCGCTCGGGCCCCTTGTCCGGAGTCGTCACGTGA
- a CDS encoding glutamate-cysteine ligase family protein has product MGLAIQQEVFLPEEYERFSRRLDESLEALRALLARPGFGEGATTIGAELELFLVDARGYPLPVNRQVLARTVDPRVTVEMDRFNLELNPRPGPLVGRPFSALRAELEDSLREVRRAAGTQGARVALVGILPTLREADLGHAALTAQPRYRALSAAIRERRAAPFHVAISGEEDSLALTWDDVTLEGANTSFQMHLRVAPGDFARLYNAAQLATAPVLAVCANSPLLLGHKLWDETRVALFRQAVDDRAEPDGGGFPSPSRVTFGHGWAREGAYELFAESVALHPPLLPVLGHESPLARVAEGGLPCLDELRLHQGTVWTWNRAIYDPRDSGHLRIEMRALPAGPTVVDMVANGAFLLGLTLGLGERMDALLPALPFAHALGNFLRAARWGLDAELSWPGESTPGPRVVSVVELVRRLLPVARRGLLLSGVEVEEVDALLGIIARRVDTGRTGARWQRGMLTRLEANMPRRDALAAMLERYLEHAESGEPVHTWPED; this is encoded by the coding sequence ATGGGACTCGCCATCCAACAGGAGGTCTTCCTCCCGGAGGAGTATGAGCGCTTCTCGCGGAGGCTCGACGAGAGTCTGGAGGCGTTGAGGGCGCTCCTGGCGAGGCCGGGCTTCGGCGAGGGCGCGACGACGATCGGCGCGGAGTTGGAGTTGTTCCTGGTGGACGCGCGGGGCTATCCGCTGCCGGTGAACCGGCAGGTGCTGGCGCGCACGGTGGACCCGCGTGTCACGGTGGAGATGGACCGCTTCAACCTGGAGCTGAACCCACGTCCCGGGCCGCTGGTGGGCCGGCCCTTCTCCGCGCTTCGAGCGGAGCTGGAGGACTCGCTGCGAGAGGTGCGGCGCGCGGCGGGGACTCAAGGCGCGAGGGTTGCGCTGGTGGGCATCCTCCCGACGCTGCGCGAGGCGGACCTGGGGCATGCCGCGTTGACGGCGCAGCCTCGCTACCGCGCGTTGTCCGCGGCCATTCGGGAGCGGCGTGCCGCGCCCTTCCATGTGGCCATCTCTGGAGAGGAGGATTCCCTGGCGCTCACGTGGGATGACGTGACGCTGGAGGGGGCGAACACGTCGTTCCAGATGCACCTGCGCGTGGCGCCTGGGGACTTCGCCCGGCTCTACAACGCCGCGCAGCTCGCCACGGCGCCGGTGCTGGCCGTCTGCGCGAACTCACCGCTGTTGCTGGGGCACAAGCTCTGGGACGAGACCCGTGTGGCGCTGTTCCGGCAGGCGGTGGATGACCGCGCGGAGCCGGATGGCGGCGGCTTCCCGTCTCCCTCGCGGGTGACGTTCGGCCATGGCTGGGCACGCGAGGGCGCGTACGAGTTGTTCGCGGAGTCGGTGGCGCTGCATCCGCCGCTGTTGCCGGTGCTGGGGCACGAGTCACCGCTGGCGCGCGTGGCCGAGGGTGGGCTGCCATGTCTGGACGAGCTGCGGCTGCATCAGGGCACGGTCTGGACCTGGAACCGCGCCATCTATGACCCGCGCGATTCGGGCCATCTGCGCATCGAGATGCGCGCCCTGCCCGCGGGGCCCACCGTCGTGGACATGGTGGCCAATGGCGCCTTCCTGTTGGGCCTGACGCTCGGACTGGGTGAGCGCATGGACGCGTTGCTCCCGGCGCTGCCGTTCGCGCATGCCTTGGGGAACTTCCTGCGCGCCGCGCGGTGGGGACTGGACGCGGAGCTCTCGTGGCCCGGCGAGTCCACGCCGGGGCCTCGCGTGGTGTCCGTGGTGGAGCTCGTGCGAAGGCTGTTGCCGGTGGCTCGGCGCGGACTGCTGCTGTCGGGGGTGGAGGTCGAAGAGGTGGATGCGCTGCTGGGCATCATCGCGCGGCGCGTGGACACGGGGCGCACGGGCGCGCGCTGGCAACGCGGGATGCTCACGCGCCTGGAGGCGAACATGCCTCGACGGGACGCGCTCGCGGCGATGTTGGAGCGCTACCTCGAACACGCGGAGTCGGGTGAGCCCGTCCACACGTGGCCGGAGGACTGA
- a CDS encoding LEA type 2 family protein, whose protein sequence is MMRTRRALLVLLCGAAAASGCLGSAPFRPRAYEDAVRVESLAVDFAEDKSGLLDLGLQVKNPSSDAASVSFVDFELWVDGRRVASGQQQVDAALPPNAEIPLRVLFPLAAERVVSVTGTQALAVRVRGGVLLRFGGTERRAPFRVQGSRRMTHVPPLDPGGD, encoded by the coding sequence ATGATGCGCACGCGCCGGGCGCTCCTCGTGCTGCTCTGTGGCGCGGCGGCGGCCTCGGGCTGCCTGGGCTCGGCGCCCTTTCGTCCTCGCGCCTACGAAGACGCGGTCCGGGTCGAGTCGCTCGCGGTGGACTTCGCGGAGGACAAGTCGGGCCTGTTGGACCTGGGGCTCCAGGTGAAGAACCCCTCGTCGGACGCGGCCAGCGTGTCCTTCGTGGACTTCGAGCTGTGGGTGGATGGACGGCGGGTCGCCTCGGGGCAGCAGCAGGTGGACGCGGCGCTGCCCCCGAACGCGGAGATTCCCCTGCGGGTCCTCTTCCCGCTGGCCGCCGAGCGGGTGGTGTCCGTCACCGGGACGCAGGCGCTTGCCGTACGTGTTCGCGGAGGCGTGCTGCTGCGCTTCGGTGGCACGGAGCGGCGGGCTCCTTTCCGCGTCCAGGGCTCGCGGCGGATGACGCACGTGCCGCCGTTGGACCCGGGCGGGGACTGA
- the glgA gene encoding glycogen synthase GlgA — MKILFISSEVAPFSKSGGLGDVAGALPAALAALGHDVKVVTPRYRDLRDAGRLSPTGQALHLRFPFGETGGPILSAQVAERLEVLFLENEFFFGNRHGLYGDAWGEFGDNARRFAYLSVGALQAAQRLGFVPDIVHANDWQTGLVPVALRRGFQSTGLADAKSVFTIHNLAYQGQFNKAVMEDLGLPWDLFTADGGLEFHDSVNFLKGGLAFADALTTVSPTYAREIQTPEQGYGLDGLLRHRAHRLHGILNGIDVHEWNPATDPYLPARYGPRELEGKAVCKRVLLEHFGLPPGDAPVFAIVSRLAWQKGMDLLLEVLPTALQADIRFVGVGSGEAALEDGLRALQARYPRQVGVHLGFDARLSHLVEAGADFFLMPSRYEPCGLNQMYSLRYGTVPIVRATGGLVDTVEGGLGGNGLLFEAFHRAALLAAFRRALALYADPPRLVDFQRRGMDKDFSWDVSARRYEAVYTALMAE, encoded by the coding sequence ATGAAGATTCTCTTCATCTCCTCGGAGGTGGCTCCGTTCTCCAAGTCGGGGGGGCTGGGGGATGTGGCGGGCGCGCTTCCCGCGGCGCTCGCGGCGCTGGGGCATGACGTCAAGGTCGTCACCCCGCGCTACCGCGACCTGCGCGACGCCGGACGTCTGTCGCCCACGGGACAGGCGCTCCACCTGCGCTTCCCCTTCGGAGAGACGGGCGGCCCCATCCTCTCCGCGCAAGTGGCGGAGCGGCTGGAGGTCCTCTTCCTGGAGAACGAGTTCTTCTTCGGCAACCGCCACGGCCTTTACGGAGATGCCTGGGGTGAGTTCGGCGACAACGCGCGGCGCTTCGCCTATCTCTCCGTGGGCGCGCTGCAGGCCGCGCAGCGTCTGGGCTTCGTGCCGGACATCGTCCACGCCAACGACTGGCAGACGGGGCTGGTGCCCGTGGCGCTGCGGCGCGGCTTCCAGTCCACCGGGCTGGCGGACGCCAAGAGCGTCTTCACCATCCACAACCTCGCGTACCAGGGCCAGTTCAACAAGGCGGTGATGGAGGACCTGGGCCTGCCGTGGGACTTGTTCACCGCGGACGGCGGCCTGGAGTTCCACGACTCGGTGAACTTCCTGAAGGGCGGCCTCGCCTTCGCCGACGCGCTCACCACCGTGTCCCCCACGTACGCGCGCGAAATCCAGACACCCGAGCAGGGCTACGGCCTGGACGGCCTGCTGCGTCACCGCGCGCACCGCCTGCACGGCATCCTCAACGGCATTGACGTGCACGAGTGGAACCCGGCCACGGACCCGTACCTGCCGGCGCGCTACGGGCCTCGGGAGTTGGAGGGCAAGGCGGTGTGCAAGCGCGTCCTGCTGGAGCACTTCGGCCTGCCTCCCGGGGACGCGCCGGTGTTCGCCATCGTCAGCCGGCTGGCGTGGCAGAAGGGCATGGACCTGCTCCTGGAGGTGCTGCCCACCGCGCTCCAGGCGGACATCCGCTTCGTGGGCGTGGGCAGCGGCGAGGCCGCGCTGGAGGACGGGCTGCGCGCGTTGCAAGCCCGTTACCCGAGACAGGTCGGCGTGCACCTGGGCTTCGACGCCCGGCTGTCCCACCTGGTGGAGGCCGGGGCGGACTTCTTCCTCATGCCCAGCCGCTATGAGCCGTGTGGTCTCAACCAGATGTATTCACTGCGCTATGGCACCGTGCCCATCGTCCGGGCGACCGGCGGCCTGGTGGATACGGTGGAGGGGGGGCTCGGTGGGAACGGCCTGCTCTTCGAGGCCTTCCACCGGGCCGCGCTCCTGGCCGCCTTCCGCCGGGCCCTGGCCCTCTACGCGGACCCGCCCCGACTCGTGGATTTCCAGAGACGCGGGATGGACAAGGACTTCTCGTGGGATGTCTCCGCCCGCCGGTACGAGGCTGTCTACACCGCCCTGATGGCTGAATAG
- a CDS encoding hemolysin family protein, with the protein MPTWALWVACLALCFVRSLVAAAESALYGTSDLRAQELAESHKGGASRRVLRHKTEREATATALRLGTLLSGFLAAAIGAFVPPRMLDLTRYGEAAWLPVATVAAGALFVGVLASLMEVTMRGLANANPERWALRLSGLVSLLVTVLYPPMRLVLGVLNLVARTFGRTLRFEPPPPPLEELEKLLAAQAAKNEVDKSAPQLIRSIFELSDKRCRDVMVPRTEVVTVDSTITSEELLRLLAEENHSRIPVYRDDVDHVIGVLHARDIIPLLQHPELIVLQDIIRPAHFVPWMKPIGDLLRDMQKRKIHMAIVVDEYGGFMGVVTLEDILREIVGDIGDEFEVEEKQVEKMADGSFLVDAAMEVDGFTQAFGFPLPEGDFDTLGGYLSSLAGHLPDVGERFTYNGWQFVIASKEGARIHRVRMSRLKSAATGKDTRGKEPREASAGKS; encoded by the coding sequence ATGCCTACCTGGGCCCTCTGGGTCGCCTGCCTGGCGTTGTGCTTCGTCAGGTCCCTGGTCGCCGCGGCGGAGTCCGCGCTTTACGGAACGTCGGACCTGCGAGCCCAAGAGCTGGCGGAATCCCACAAGGGTGGCGCGAGCCGCCGCGTGCTGCGCCACAAGACGGAGCGCGAGGCCACCGCCACCGCCCTTCGCCTGGGGACCCTGCTGAGCGGGTTCCTGGCCGCCGCCATCGGCGCCTTCGTCCCACCTCGCATGTTGGACCTGACGCGCTACGGCGAAGCGGCCTGGCTGCCGGTGGCCACCGTCGCCGCGGGCGCGCTCTTCGTGGGTGTGCTGGCCAGCCTCATGGAAGTCACCATGCGCGGGCTCGCCAACGCCAACCCGGAGCGGTGGGCCCTGCGCCTGTCGGGGCTCGTGTCGCTGCTGGTGACGGTGCTCTATCCCCCCATGCGCCTGGTGCTGGGGGTGCTCAACCTGGTGGCGCGCACGTTCGGCCGCACCCTGCGCTTCGAGCCGCCCCCGCCTCCGCTCGAGGAGTTGGAGAAGCTCCTGGCCGCGCAGGCGGCGAAGAACGAGGTGGACAAGAGCGCCCCACAGCTCATCCGCTCCATCTTCGAGCTGTCCGACAAGCGCTGCCGCGACGTCATGGTGCCGCGCACGGAGGTGGTGACGGTGGACAGCACCATCACCTCCGAGGAGCTCTTGCGGCTGTTGGCCGAGGAGAACCACTCGCGCATCCCCGTGTACCGGGATGACGTGGACCACGTCATCGGCGTGCTGCACGCGCGCGACATCATTCCCCTGCTCCAGCACCCGGAGCTCATCGTCCTGCAGGACATCATCCGCCCCGCGCACTTCGTGCCGTGGATGAAGCCCATCGGCGACCTGCTCCGGGACATGCAGAAGCGCAAGATTCACATGGCCATCGTCGTGGATGAGTACGGCGGCTTCATGGGAGTCGTGACGCTGGAGGACATCCTGCGCGAAATCGTCGGCGACATCGGCGACGAGTTCGAGGTGGAGGAGAAGCAGGTGGAGAAGATGGCCGACGGCAGCTTCCTGGTGGACGCCGCCATGGAGGTGGATGGCTTCACCCAGGCCTTCGGCTTCCCGCTGCCCGAGGGCGACTTCGACACGCTGGGCGGCTACCTGTCGTCCCTGGCCGGCCACCTGCCCGACGTGGGCGAGCGCTTCACCTACAACGGCTGGCAGTTCGTCATCGCCAGCAAGGAAGGCGCGCGCATCCACCGCGTGCGCATGTCCCGTCTCAAGAGCGCGGCCACCGGGAAGGACACCCGCGGCAAGGAGCCTCGCGAGGCCTCCGCCGGCAAGTCCTGA
- the pdxH gene encoding pyridoxamine 5'-phosphate oxidase: MLIPPDPIQRFADVFERARQAIPVDPNAVVVATVGADGRPSARVVLLKDFDRRGFVFFTNHESRKGQELHAHPFAALCFYWQPLDEQVRVEGRVEVVSAEEADAYFHSRARGSQVGAWASLQSRPLGSRDELETRVEDVEKRYAGGEVPRPPHWSGFRVVPDRIEFWHARASRLHDRHVYLRDGEAWRAQMLYP, translated from the coding sequence GTGCTGATACCTCCCGACCCCATCCAGCGATTCGCGGACGTCTTCGAGCGCGCCCGCCAGGCCATTCCCGTGGACCCCAACGCGGTGGTGGTCGCCACCGTGGGCGCCGACGGCCGTCCCAGCGCACGCGTGGTGTTGCTCAAGGACTTCGACCGGCGCGGCTTCGTCTTCTTCACCAACCACGAGAGCCGCAAGGGGCAGGAGCTCCACGCCCACCCCTTCGCCGCGCTGTGCTTCTACTGGCAGCCGCTGGACGAGCAGGTGCGCGTGGAGGGCCGCGTGGAGGTGGTGTCCGCCGAGGAAGCGGACGCGTACTTCCACAGCCGCGCGCGCGGCAGTCAGGTGGGCGCGTGGGCCAGCCTCCAGAGCCGGCCCCTGGGCTCGCGCGACGAGCTGGAGACACGCGTGGAGGACGTGGAGAAGCGCTACGCGGGAGGCGAGGTCCCCCGGCCCCCGCACTGGTCCGGCTTCCGCGTGGTGCCGGACCGCATCGAGTTCTGGCATGCGCGCGCAAGCCGCCTGCACGACCGCCACGTGTACCTGCGCGACGGCGAGGCGTGGCGCGCGCAGATGCTCTATCCGTGA